In a single window of the Verrucomicrobia bacterium CG1_02_43_26 genome:
- a CDS encoding tryptophan synthase subunit alpha, with translation MKIRQILNKYLNSHRAAYIPFVPAGDQDMETTMRLIVELDKLGADIIELGVPFSDPVADGPTIAQSYERALKNNVTLLDCIALVKKLRTGGCHIPLVLFSYLNPIIQLGQEKFAKLCAEAGINSVLLVDLPAEESQEMVQILKNHGIGIILLVSPTTTTDRLNLICDQNPDFIYYISRKGVTGSQTELSSSLASEVAAIKRVTDIPVAVGFGISSKEQVALIAGMAEGYVVGSALVDCLRDGDKTTAQANFLERAKSLRI, from the coding sequence ATGAAGATACGACAAATACTCAATAAATATCTCAATTCCCATCGTGCTGCTTATATACCTTTTGTACCAGCGGGAGATCAGGATATGGAAACAACAATGCGCTTGATCGTAGAGCTTGATAAATTGGGCGCCGATATTATCGAACTAGGAGTTCCATTTTCAGATCCGGTTGCGGATGGCCCAACGATTGCTCAATCTTATGAGCGAGCGTTGAAAAATAATGTCACATTGCTGGACTGCATTGCGTTGGTGAAAAAATTGAGAACAGGGGGATGCCATATACCTTTGGTTTTGTTTAGTTACCTGAATCCTATTATTCAACTAGGTCAAGAAAAGTTTGCCAAGCTATGTGCAGAAGCTGGGATTAACTCTGTTTTGTTGGTCGATCTTCCTGCAGAGGAGTCCCAAGAAATGGTACAAATATTGAAGAATCATGGAATAGGAATTATCCTTTTAGTGTCGCCAACCACTACAACAGACAGGTTGAATCTTATTTGTGATCAAAACCCTGACTTTATATACTACATTTCCCGAAAGGGGGTTACAGGATCGCAGACTGAACTTTCTTCAAGCTTGGCTTCGGAGGTTGCAGCAATTAAAAGAGTCACCGATATTCCAGTAGCAGTTGGTTTCGGGATTTCATCAAAGGAACAGGTGGCATTAATTGCTGGTATGGCAGAAGGGTATGTGGTGGGTAGTGCTTTGGTGGATTGTTTGAGAGATGGAGACAAAACCACTGCTCAGGCGAATTTCCTCGAAAGAGCCAAGTCTCTCCGTATATAG
- a CDS encoding tryptophan synthase subunit beta, with amino-acid sequence MKNGYFGKYGGRFVPETLMAPLIELEKAYLNVIDDAAFQKELGSYLKDFVGRPTPLTHASNLTKYLRGAKIYLKREDLTHTGSHKINNALGQGLLAKRMGKSRIIAETGAGQHGVASATIAALLGLKCTVYMGELDTHRQALNVARMKFLGAEVVPVKTGSRTLKDAVSEAMRDWVSRIDDSYYLLGSALGPHPYPSMVRDFQKIIGNETRQQILDQCGILPSELIACVGGGSNAIGLFYPFLNDETVRMTGVEAGGQGMELGQHAARFLSGSIGVFQGTTTYLLQDEYGQIEETSSIAAGLDYPGVGPEHAYLRDLSRVRYTHVSDLEALEAARLVSRLEGILPALESAHALAYLIQRAPETNTSDIIVVNVSGRGDKDMETYAKII; translated from the coding sequence ATGAAAAATGGTTATTTTGGAAAATATGGAGGACGCTTCGTTCCTGAAACGTTGATGGCGCCTCTTATTGAATTGGAAAAGGCTTATCTTAATGTTATTGATGATGCGGCCTTTCAGAAAGAGTTGGGATCTTATCTAAAAGATTTTGTAGGTAGGCCCACGCCCTTAACTCACGCAAGCAATTTAACCAAGTACTTGCGAGGAGCTAAAATTTATTTAAAGCGTGAAGATTTGACGCATACCGGATCTCATAAAATCAACAATGCATTAGGGCAAGGTTTGCTGGCAAAGCGCATGGGAAAAAGTCGTATTATTGCCGAAACGGGCGCTGGGCAACACGGAGTAGCTTCTGCAACTATAGCGGCACTATTGGGGTTAAAATGTACTGTGTATATGGGTGAGCTTGATACACACCGCCAAGCGCTGAATGTAGCTCGCATGAAGTTCTTGGGTGCGGAGGTTGTGCCTGTAAAAACAGGAAGTCGAACACTGAAGGATGCGGTAAGCGAAGCCATGCGTGATTGGGTTTCACGCATCGATGATAGTTATTATCTCTTAGGGTCAGCTCTTGGCCCTCATCCTTACCCATCTATGGTTCGAGATTTTCAGAAAATTATTGGTAATGAAACGAGGCAACAAATTTTGGATCAGTGCGGGATACTTCCCTCAGAATTGATAGCCTGCGTAGGTGGCGGTAGTAATGCAATTGGGCTTTTTTACCCATTTCTGAATGATGAGACTGTCCGCATGACCGGAGTGGAAGCTGGAGGCCAGGGGATGGAGCTTGGTCAACACGCAGCTCGCTTTTTAAGCGGATCGATTGGGGTATTTCAAGGAACAACAACCTATCTTTTACAAGATGAGTATGGCCAGATAGAAGAGACCAGCAGCATTGCAGCGGGATTGGACTATCCTGGTGTTGGGCCGGAGCATGCTTATTTGCGTGATCTTTCTCGAGTGCGGTACACGCATGTGAGTGATCTAGAAGCTTTAGAGGCGGCTAGATTGGTTTCTCGTTTAGAAGGTATTTTGCCAGCTTTGGAAAGTGCGCACGCACTGGCATATCTCATACAACGCGCTCCAGAAACGAACACCAGTGATATTATCGTGGTGAATGTTTCGGGTCGTGGTGACAAAGACATGGAAACGTATGCAAAAATTATTTAA
- a CDS encoding cell cycle protein — translation MQFILHKIRQLTHKAGSERYDLVSPFIMVVLALIGVCFIYSAQSYSLGGQWLTQLFWLFIGLIVYVIASTINYKVYMEYAHVIYAVGILVLLLLWTPLGMKVYGSLRWLNFRFFSIQPTEATKIATLILACSILAREEIKSFSDSLKTLFKTGCVFLLPILLIFLQPDLGSTLVFPPMLFALLYVSKLSKRFFIIVFLIFLFILGLVSWDIYGYSSFLTEHKLSASKSAGAYEAQAILPLKDYQRNRILSFVAPQVIDPKGTDTTWNLRQSLIAIGSGGLFGKGHNKGTQAKLGYLPQSVAPNDFIFSVLAEEKGFIGALLVLTLYFLLVGNGIRIAGMARDRFGMLLAVGISTIFMVHIFVNVGMTIGIMPITGIPLPFLSYGGSFILSCCFLQGLIQSIYRFRKDYT, via the coding sequence ATCCAATTTATTCTACATAAAATCCGGCAGCTTACGCACAAAGCCGGATCTGAGCGTTATGACCTCGTCTCTCCGTTTATCATGGTTGTGTTGGCATTGATCGGGGTATGCTTCATTTATTCAGCACAAAGCTATAGCCTTGGTGGGCAATGGCTTACGCAGTTATTTTGGTTATTCATAGGATTAATTGTTTATGTAATAGCCTCTACGATCAATTACAAGGTATACATGGAGTATGCGCACGTCATCTATGCTGTGGGAATTTTAGTGCTACTTCTCCTCTGGACGCCTTTAGGAATGAAGGTTTATGGATCTCTGCGTTGGTTAAATTTTAGATTTTTCTCGATACAACCAACAGAGGCTACAAAAATAGCGACGTTGATCCTTGCCTGCAGTATTCTTGCGAGAGAAGAGATTAAGAGCTTTTCGGATTCTCTGAAAACCTTATTCAAAACAGGCTGCGTATTTTTGCTACCAATATTATTGATTTTTTTACAACCTGATCTAGGATCTACTTTAGTGTTTCCACCTATGCTGTTTGCATTGTTATATGTATCTAAACTTTCCAAGCGATTTTTCATAATCGTCTTTTTGATATTTTTATTTATTCTTGGGTTAGTTTCATGGGACATATATGGGTATAGCAGCTTTTTAACGGAGCACAAGCTTTCAGCCTCAAAGAGCGCTGGAGCATATGAAGCACAAGCAATTTTGCCGCTTAAGGATTACCAGAGGAACCGTATATTGTCCTTTGTCGCACCGCAGGTGATCGACCCCAAAGGGACAGATACGACATGGAACCTTAGGCAGTCATTAATCGCAATTGGTTCTGGTGGTCTTTTTGGCAAAGGCCACAATAAAGGAACTCAAGCAAAATTAGGATATTTGCCGCAATCCGTTGCGCCAAATGATTTTATATTCTCGGTACTTGCAGAAGAAAAAGGATTTATAGGCGCATTGCTTGTATTAACCCTCTACTTTTTACTTGTTGGTAATGGCATACGCATCGCCGGAATGGCACGAGACCGATTCGGGATGTTACTTGCCGTAGGAATCAGTACCATATTTATGGTACACATATTTGTAAATGTAGGAATGACGATAGGTATTATGCCGATTACCGGCATACCATTGCCATTCCTAAGTTATGGTGGTTCTTTTATTCTAAGTTGTTGTTTTCTTCAAGGTCTCATTCAAAGTATTTATCGTTTTCGAAAAGATTACACCTGA
- a CDS encoding glutaredoxin, whose protein sequence is MEIIAYLKPSCGWSNGVRAIFKKYGLQYEDKDIINNPNYYMEMVQKSGQNLSPCVIVEGVMLPDISGEEVEQYMLSKGLIKPNSVEPEVPINKPCAHEQKPDVSQTLRHF, encoded by the coding sequence ATGGAAATTATTGCATATTTAAAACCTTCCTGTGGATGGAGTAATGGCGTAAGGGCTATCTTTAAAAAATATGGCCTGCAATACGAGGATAAGGATATTATTAATAATCCGAATTATTACATGGAGATGGTTCAGAAATCTGGGCAAAACTTGTCACCTTGTGTGATTGTTGAGGGTGTTATGTTACCGGACATTAGTGGCGAAGAAGTGGAGCAATATATGTTAAGTAAAGGCCTTATCAAGCCGAACAGTGTAGAGCCGGAAGTGCCGATTAATAAGCCCTGCGCACACGAACAAAAGCCCGATGTGTCGCAAACATTACGCCACTTTTGA
- a CDS encoding anthranilate/aminodeoxychorismate synthase component II (TrpG; with TrpE catalyzes the formation of anthranilate and glutamate from chorismate and glutamine; TrpG provides the glutamine amidotransferase activity) — protein MILIIDNYDSFTYLYYQYVSEISGQACRVVRNDQVSVEEIDSKNVSHIIISPGPCTPNEAGVSMDVIRALGSRIPILGICLGYQAIGQVFGASVICAEKPVHGKVSNIYHNNGGSMRGLPCPFKATRYHSLILDRVSIPDELIITAETSDGIVMGVKHKQYPIEGVQFHPESIMTTEGKKLLINFLNENEQ, from the coding sequence ATGATACTCATTATAGATAACTACGATTCATTCACTTATTTATACTATCAGTATGTTTCTGAGATTTCAGGCCAAGCGTGCCGCGTGGTGCGTAATGATCAAGTTTCGGTAGAGGAAATTGATTCAAAGAATGTGAGCCATATTATTATATCACCTGGGCCATGTACGCCGAATGAAGCAGGTGTATCTATGGATGTGATACGGGCGCTAGGTAGCAGGATTCCGATTTTAGGAATATGTTTAGGGTATCAAGCAATTGGTCAAGTGTTCGGTGCATCTGTTATATGTGCTGAAAAGCCGGTTCATGGAAAAGTAAGCAATATTTATCATAATAACGGAGGAAGTATGAGAGGATTGCCTTGCCCCTTTAAGGCGACACGATATCACTCTCTTATTTTGGATAGAGTAAGCATTCCAGACGAGCTGATCATTACCGCTGAAACGAGTGACGGAATTGTTATGGGAGTTAAGCACAAGCAATATCCGATAGAGGGTGTTCAGTTTCATCCGGAATCTATTATGACCACGGAGGGAAAGAAGCTTTTAATCAATTTTTTGAACGAAAATGAACAGTAA
- a CDS encoding anthranilate phosphoribosyltransferase, with amino-acid sequence MRTEINLLQKSIQKIVSQHTFSREEAKNIMDSLCREKFPETQMAAFFAAIHSRRETEEELLGFQDALRSRMIFLPQAFEDAIDTCGTGGDSKGTFNISTACAFVLASGGVRVAKHGGRSVSSKCGSADVLDALGVSMVSNPLKAAMILKEFGCVFLFAPAFNPVLRKFAQLRQELGVRTCFNVMGPLLNPAAVKNQVIGVYEQRLLPLVGGILRTVGVRNAIIVHSRDGMDEFSISAPSDYVHLNAGKIELKTISPEEVGLKLYPEDSVSGGSAIENANLIEAIFKGKPGAYRDAVLLNSAASFFVSGKAKSILEGISIAADCIDSGDTIALLNKLRKIK; translated from the coding sequence ATGAGAACTGAAATAAATTTATTACAAAAGAGCATCCAAAAAATAGTTTCGCAACACACATTTTCTCGAGAAGAAGCGAAGAATATCATGGATAGCTTGTGCCGAGAAAAATTTCCTGAAACTCAAATGGCAGCTTTTTTTGCGGCCATACATTCAAGACGTGAAACAGAAGAAGAACTTTTGGGATTTCAGGATGCACTGCGTTCCAGAATGATCTTTTTACCCCAGGCATTCGAGGACGCTATTGATACATGTGGAACAGGGGGAGATAGTAAAGGAACGTTTAATATATCTACAGCATGTGCGTTTGTTTTGGCTAGTGGTGGCGTAAGAGTTGCTAAGCATGGAGGGCGCTCTGTTTCCAGTAAATGTGGAAGCGCCGATGTGCTTGACGCTTTAGGCGTATCTATGGTCTCGAATCCGCTAAAGGCAGCTATGATTTTAAAAGAATTTGGTTGCGTGTTTCTGTTTGCTCCTGCGTTTAATCCTGTTTTGAGAAAATTCGCTCAGTTAAGACAAGAGCTAGGTGTACGTACTTGTTTTAATGTGATGGGCCCGCTGTTGAATCCTGCAGCTGTTAAAAATCAAGTTATAGGTGTATATGAACAGAGGTTGTTGCCATTAGTTGGGGGAATTTTAAGGACTGTTGGCGTGCGGAATGCTATCATTGTACATTCGCGTGACGGTATGGATGAATTTTCTATTAGCGCACCGAGTGATTATGTCCATTTAAATGCAGGCAAAATTGAACTGAAGACAATTTCTCCAGAAGAAGTCGGACTGAAGTTATACCCCGAAGATTCAGTTTCCGGAGGGAGCGCCATTGAAAATGCAAATCTTATTGAGGCAATATTTAAAGGGAAGCCAGGGGCGTATCGTGACGCGGTTTTACTTAATTCGGCCGCAAGCTTCTTTGTTTCAGGAAAAGCAAAATCGATCCTTGAGGGAATTTCAATTGCAGCGGATTGTATCGATTCAGGAGATACAATTGCTTTGCTAAATAAGTTAAGAAAAATTAAATGA
- a CDS encoding ribonuclease E/G, whose product MEKNEIKKTENAEKISPSIEEELKQPPEEKMSEPIEPQQLRHDARERSKKRPLLQKISNALKGKSEPFREIIINSEPLERRVALLVDGVLEKFEVERAHEERMVGAIFKGKIQNLEPGLKAAFVDIGQSKNAFLHYWDILPSVADGSIEIVRENQSESQKKRSKEKISLKDIPRLYPIGTEIVIQITKTQIGTKGPRTTTNISLPGRFIVLTPYSGQCGISRKIEDPRERDRLKKIIRTLTLPEGMGLIVRTAGEGKKLRYFIRDLHLLLNKWDNIAKKMESTSEPTLLDQEPNILERTVRDFLTEDIDRILVDSKEDQQELFDIIQQISPRSKSKVFLFNENIPIFERYNIERQIEQTFMRRVPLPSGGEIVIEETEALTAIDVNTGSHKESTRDSKDFIVNVNLEAARESARQIKLRNIGGLIILDFIDMKNKRDRNVVYDRMRREMSTDKAKSHILQISPLGIMQMTRQRHEESISSGVYKACPYCHGRGIIKSDRTMSVEIQRKLVSVIRQARRRGADIQQPIHYRILLHPMVLERLRTEDEQLLVELEKQYNVRLSFRADPIYHIENYKIVDPQTGIEVR is encoded by the coding sequence ATGGAAAAAAATGAAATAAAAAAAACTGAAAACGCAGAAAAAATTTCTCCTTCAATCGAGGAAGAACTCAAGCAACCTCCTGAGGAAAAAATGTCTGAACCGATCGAGCCTCAGCAACTTAGGCATGATGCTCGAGAAAGATCTAAAAAAAGACCTTTGCTGCAAAAAATATCGAATGCGCTAAAAGGGAAAAGTGAACCTTTTCGCGAAATCATTATTAACTCTGAGCCCTTAGAGCGCAGAGTAGCGTTATTGGTAGACGGTGTTTTGGAAAAATTCGAAGTGGAACGCGCCCATGAAGAACGCATGGTCGGTGCTATCTTTAAGGGTAAAATACAAAACCTAGAACCGGGACTTAAGGCTGCTTTTGTGGACATAGGCCAGAGCAAGAATGCGTTTCTTCACTATTGGGATATCTTGCCAAGTGTTGCAGATGGTTCGATTGAAATCGTCCGCGAAAACCAATCGGAGTCTCAGAAGAAGCGTAGCAAAGAGAAAATCTCGCTAAAAGACATTCCTCGCCTGTATCCTATTGGAACTGAGATCGTTATTCAGATCACAAAAACGCAAATCGGCACAAAGGGTCCCAGGACAACAACGAATATATCGTTACCAGGACGTTTTATTGTACTGACTCCTTATTCCGGACAGTGCGGGATATCAAGAAAGATTGAGGACCCGCGAGAGCGCGATCGCTTAAAGAAGATCATCCGCACATTAACCCTTCCAGAAGGCATGGGCTTGATCGTCCGTACAGCTGGTGAGGGCAAAAAATTGCGTTACTTTATACGCGATTTGCACCTCTTGCTCAACAAGTGGGACAATATTGCAAAGAAAATGGAATCCACTTCTGAGCCAACGTTGTTGGATCAAGAACCGAATATACTGGAACGCACGGTACGTGATTTTCTAACAGAAGATATTGACCGCATTTTAGTGGATTCAAAAGAAGATCAACAGGAATTGTTTGATATCATTCAGCAGATATCTCCTCGCTCGAAATCCAAAGTGTTTTTGTTTAATGAGAATATTCCAATATTTGAGCGTTATAATATCGAACGTCAGATTGAACAGACGTTTATGCGCCGCGTTCCCTTGCCATCAGGTGGCGAAATTGTGATTGAAGAAACGGAAGCCTTAACAGCGATCGATGTTAACACAGGATCACATAAAGAGTCTACCCGTGACAGCAAGGATTTCATTGTCAACGTGAACTTAGAAGCTGCCCGTGAGTCCGCACGCCAAATCAAGCTTAGAAATATCGGCGGCCTCATCATTCTCGACTTCATTGACATGAAGAACAAGCGTGATCGGAATGTTGTATACGATCGCATGAGGAGAGAAATGAGCACAGATAAGGCCAAAAGCCATATCCTTCAAATATCCCCTTTGGGAATCATGCAAATGACCCGTCAACGCCATGAAGAGTCCATCAGCAGCGGTGTCTATAAAGCCTGCCCTTATTGCCATGGTCGAGGTATCATAAAGTCTGACCGCACAATGAGTGTCGAAATACAAAGGAAGCTTGTGAGCGTAATACGCCAAGCCAGAAGACGCGGCGCCGATATACAACAACCCATACATTATCGTATACTGCTACACCCTATGGTATTGGAGCGCTTACGCACAGAAGATGAGCAGTTACTCGTTGAACTTGAAAAACAGTACAATGTACGTCTATCCTTCAGGGCGGATCCGATCTACCATATTGAAAATTATAAGATCGTTGATCCTCAAACAGGTATCGAAGTACGCTAA
- a CDS encoding flavoprotein — MSKQIVIIGGGAAGFFGAINAAQANPEAEITIIEKSPRLLTKVSISGGGRCNVTHNCFDPKVLVENYPRGRKELLGPFNRFQPRDMIKWLDAQGVVLKTEADGRMFPVTDDSQTIIDCFMALSKRLGIKILTKIAVNTIEVLETGAFHVVLSTGEVLLADKILLATGGGQSASGFQLAQSLGHTINEPVPSLFTFNIKDPRIEGLAGISFPDAIVSVPGTPLKAKGPLLITHWGMSGPAVLKLSAWGARILYDKNYEFELKINFLAQYSKEQLTQAMLDAKAEFKKKQVSKHPILEIPKRFWEKMVQAAQIPDDKPWEKVSQQAFESLVSVLTEATYSVVGKSTNKDEFVTCGGIALKEVNFKTMESKICPGLFLAGEVLDIDGITGGFNFQAAWTCSWIAGNSM; from the coding sequence ATGTCCAAACAAATTGTCATTATAGGAGGCGGAGCAGCCGGCTTTTTTGGCGCTATAAATGCCGCGCAGGCTAACCCTGAGGCTGAGATAACGATCATTGAAAAATCTCCCAGGCTCTTAACAAAAGTGAGTATATCAGGTGGGGGTAGATGTAATGTAACGCATAACTGCTTTGATCCTAAGGTGTTAGTCGAGAATTACCCCCGTGGGCGTAAAGAATTACTTGGGCCCTTTAATCGCTTTCAACCCAGAGATATGATTAAGTGGCTGGATGCTCAAGGAGTCGTTTTGAAGACAGAGGCAGATGGCCGGATGTTTCCAGTAACGGATGACTCTCAAACAATCATAGATTGTTTCATGGCGTTATCGAAACGGCTAGGCATAAAAATTTTAACCAAAATCGCGGTTAACACCATTGAAGTTTTGGAGACGGGGGCTTTCCATGTTGTATTATCGACTGGCGAAGTATTGTTGGCGGATAAAATTCTTTTGGCTACCGGAGGGGGGCAGTCAGCCAGCGGCTTCCAGTTAGCCCAATCGCTTGGCCACACGATTAATGAGCCTGTACCCTCACTGTTTACTTTTAATATTAAGGATCCCCGTATTGAGGGTTTAGCCGGCATCTCCTTTCCGGACGCAATTGTTTCTGTTCCAGGTACACCGCTTAAGGCAAAAGGCCCTTTGTTGATAACGCATTGGGGGATGAGTGGCCCGGCAGTGCTTAAATTGTCAGCCTGGGGAGCGAGAATTCTTTATGATAAAAATTACGAATTCGAGCTAAAAATAAATTTCCTTGCCCAATATAGTAAGGAGCAACTGACACAAGCTATGCTAGATGCAAAGGCTGAGTTTAAGAAAAAACAAGTGTCAAAACATCCCATCCTCGAAATACCTAAACGGTTTTGGGAGAAAATGGTACAAGCTGCCCAGATCCCAGATGACAAGCCATGGGAAAAAGTCTCGCAGCAAGCCTTCGAATCTTTAGTAAGTGTGTTGACTGAGGCCACGTATTCCGTTGTTGGAAAAAGCACAAACAAAGATGAGTTTGTTACCTGCGGGGGCATCGCATTGAAAGAGGTGAATTTTAAGACGATGGAGAGCAAGATTTGCCCGGGGCTTTTCTTGGCTGGGGAGGTTCTCGATATTGATGGTATTACCGGCGGCTTTAATTTTCAGGCTGCTTGGACGTGTAGTTGGATAGCAGGCAATTCGATGTGA
- a CDS encoding repressor LexA, with translation MKELTQRQQEILNYLKKHFQENGYWPSIRETQKQFKFKSTNAVMGHLKALQDKGMLTKIPGHARAFKVETSATTTVQEEEQPKWNSMREIQEESILSIPIYGSIAAGYPDRVESSGAIGNLQLDIETSGIRNRQKSFALKVRGESMIDAGIYEGDIVVLEATEPHNNDIVAALIDGETTLKRYIYANGGPAYLKAENPDYPSLHPANELVIQGVARSIVRNL, from the coding sequence ATGAAAGAGCTTACCCAACGCCAACAAGAGATACTGAATTACCTAAAGAAGCATTTTCAAGAAAATGGTTATTGGCCCAGTATACGAGAAACGCAGAAACAATTCAAATTCAAGAGCACGAATGCTGTGATGGGGCATCTTAAGGCACTGCAGGACAAGGGCATGCTCACAAAAATACCTGGGCACGCAAGAGCGTTTAAGGTGGAAACGTCTGCCACAACCACGGTACAGGAAGAGGAACAACCTAAGTGGAACAGCATGCGGGAGATTCAAGAAGAGAGCATTTTAAGTATACCGATTTACGGCAGCATTGCGGCCGGATATCCCGATCGAGTCGAATCCAGTGGAGCGATCGGAAATTTGCAGCTGGACATAGAAACCTCTGGTATACGGAACCGTCAAAAATCATTCGCGCTTAAAGTACGCGGAGAGAGCATGATCGATGCCGGCATTTATGAGGGCGACATTGTTGTCCTTGAAGCCACAGAACCCCACAATAATGATATTGTTGCGGCACTCATTGACGGAGAAACAACATTGAAGCGCTATATATATGCTAATGGGGGCCCGGCTTACTTAAAGGCAGAAAACCCGGACTACCCTAGCCTGCATCCAGCAAATGAGCTGGTCATCCAAGGTGTGGCGCGATCTATTGTTCGCAATTTGTAA
- a CDS encoding DNA repair protein RecN, which translates to MLQYLRIKNLALLEEVQLEFKPGFTTVTGETGAGKSVLLGALALLSGARVEKSTIRQGAGFCGIEAVLDLRRSVVDIDETLNELGLAPTDEKGILILKRTIYSDRPQRIYVNGGLATLAALQKLGKRWIDFHGPGEPQKLLLEKYQLKMLDVFSGLESEVSDYQSGYDHWKALLKSVENMKESEQLSEDEQYFYKGQIDEIDSINPTQERIERLERDFKRLHSAKELAEESQKILMNLVGSSSVIERLRKIIKSAEILAELDPAAGDVLLDRLKAMVIECDDIGSEYDKIVQGLDFDDDDARAIQNDMSRWLGLQRKYGSSLELVLQKRTGLFNKLQNQTNIDAQIEALLEQADVMEKKLVEQASMITQKRRKAGQKLAQEIQKCMLTLGFKHALFEIKVEDAAKLAEWGNSTVVFLFAPNVGQSPQPLNKIASSGEMARVMLALKTILASVDATPLLVFDEVDANVGGEIGVNVGRELKKLGAKHQVLCITHLPQVAALGENHFLVVKEQLEDQTRVTINDIGKGLTQRVEELARMLGDSKASTALQHARELLTVSL; encoded by the coding sequence ATGTTACAGTATTTACGCATAAAAAACTTGGCTTTATTGGAAGAAGTTCAATTAGAGTTTAAACCCGGCTTTACGACTGTTACAGGTGAAACGGGTGCAGGTAAAAGTGTTCTTCTGGGTGCTCTGGCATTGCTTTCAGGGGCAAGGGTCGAGAAAAGCACCATACGCCAGGGGGCAGGTTTTTGCGGGATTGAGGCTGTATTAGACTTACGGCGGAGTGTCGTTGATATTGATGAAACCTTGAACGAACTAGGGCTAGCTCCGACTGATGAAAAAGGTATTTTGATATTAAAAAGAACGATTTATAGTGATAGACCTCAAAGAATATATGTAAACGGGGGGCTTGCTACTCTAGCAGCGCTACAAAAGCTGGGCAAGAGATGGATAGATTTTCATGGTCCAGGGGAGCCTCAAAAATTGCTTCTAGAAAAATACCAGCTGAAGATGCTGGATGTTTTTTCCGGTCTGGAAAGTGAAGTGTCTGATTATCAGAGTGGGTATGATCATTGGAAGGCACTTTTGAAAAGTGTCGAAAACATGAAGGAATCAGAGCAGTTGAGCGAGGATGAGCAATACTTTTATAAGGGCCAGATTGATGAGATTGATAGCATTAACCCAACACAAGAGCGAATTGAGCGATTAGAGAGAGATTTCAAGCGCCTACATTCCGCAAAAGAATTGGCGGAAGAAAGCCAAAAGATCTTAATGAACCTAGTGGGCTCTAGCAGTGTGATCGAGCGTTTAAGGAAAATTATTAAAAGCGCTGAAATATTGGCGGAATTAGACCCTGCTGCCGGAGATGTTTTGTTGGATCGCTTAAAGGCAATGGTGATTGAGTGTGATGATATTGGCAGTGAGTATGACAAAATTGTGCAAGGTTTGGATTTTGATGATGATGATGCCCGTGCAATACAGAATGATATGTCTCGATGGTTAGGATTGCAGCGGAAATATGGCTCTTCTTTGGAGCTTGTGCTTCAAAAAAGAACGGGTCTTTTTAATAAATTGCAAAATCAGACAAATATAGATGCTCAAATTGAGGCACTATTGGAGCAAGCGGATGTCATGGAAAAGAAGCTCGTGGAGCAAGCTTCAATGATAACCCAGAAAAGACGTAAGGCGGGTCAAAAATTAGCTCAAGAAATACAAAAGTGTATGTTAACGCTTGGCTTTAAGCATGCGTTGTTTGAAATAAAAGTTGAAGACGCTGCGAAACTGGCCGAATGGGGGAATAGTACGGTAGTGTTTTTGTTTGCGCCAAACGTTGGGCAAAGTCCTCAACCCTTGAATAAAATCGCATCCTCTGGCGAGATGGCTCGTGTGATGTTGGCACTTAAGACCATATTAGCATCCGTGGATGCCACGCCTCTACTGGTTTTTGATGAAGTGGATGCCAATGTTGGAGGAGAGATTGGAGTCAATGTCGGGCGAGAATTGAAAAAATTGGGCGCAAAGCATCAGGTGTTATGTATTACCCACTTACCTCAAGTGGCTGCGCTTGGAGAAAATCATTTTCTTGTGGTTAAAGAACAACTTGAAGACCAGACAAGGGTGACGATCAATGACATTGGTAAAGGTCTAACGCAAAGGGTAGAGGAGCTTGCTCGAATGCTGGGCGATAGCAAAGCTTCCACTGCACTGCAGCATGCTCGGGAACTCCTCACAGTCTCGCTTTAA